A region from the Pelobates fuscus isolate aPelFus1 chromosome 3, aPelFus1.pri, whole genome shotgun sequence genome encodes:
- the GPR22 gene encoding G-protein coupled receptor 22, with product MCFTFLLEINMQSEINLTVRDDIFDISTNMYRPLSYPLSFQISLTCFLMLEIVLGLGSNLTVLVLYCMKSNLINSVSNIITMNLHVLDVIICVGCIPLTIVILLLPLDSNNALICCFHEACVSFASVSTAVNVFAITLDRYDISVKPANRILTMGRAVILMTSTWVVSFLSFLIPFIEVSFFRFQSENTWENKTLLCVSTNEYHTELGMYYHLLVQIPIFFFTIIVMLITYSKILQALNIRIGTRFSTGQKKKVRKKKTISLATQHETTDVSQSSGSRNVVLGVRTSVSVIIALRRAVKRHRERRERQKRVFKMSLLIISTFLFCWTPISILNTTILCLGPSDLLVKLRLCFLVMAYGTTIFHPLLYAFTRQKFQKVLKSKMKKRVVSIVEADPMPNNAVIHNSWIEPKRNKNLTTDDSDARQKCLAPQAATD from the coding sequence ATGTGTTTCACTTTCTTGCTAGAAATCAACATGCAGTCTGAAATTAACCTAACAGTTCGAGATGATATTTTTGACATCAGCACCAATATGTACCGACCACTGTCTTACCCACTTAGCTTCCAAATCTCTCTTACTTGCTTTCTCATGCTGGAAATTGTCCTGGGTCTTGGGAGCAACCTCACCGTACTGGTTCTTTACTGCATGAAATCAAACCTGATCAACTCAGTCAGCAACATTATTACTATGAATCTCCATGTGCTTGATGTGATAATATGTGTGGGATGTATACCTCTAACTATTGTTATACTACTACTACCACTGGACAGCAACAATGCTTTGATTTGCTGCTTTCATGAAGCATGTGTATCCTTTGCCAGTGTTTCCACTGCAGTTAATGTATTTGCCATCACCTTGGACCGTTATGATATATCTGTCAAACCTGCAAACAGAATTCTAACCATGGGTCGGGCTGTTATATTGATGACATCTACATGGGTTGTTTCTTTCCTGTCCTTCTTGATTCCTTTCATCGAGGTCAGTTTTTTCCGTTTTCAAAGTGAGAACACTTGGGAGAACAAGACACTTTTGTGTGTCAGTACAAATGAATATCACACGGAACTTGGAATGTATTATCATCTCTTGGTGCAGATTCCAATCTTTTTTTTCACAATCATAGTGATGTTAATTACCTACAGTAAAATACTTCAAGCTCTCAACATCAGAATAGGCACAAGGTTCTCAACAGGGCAGAAGAAAAAAGTAAGgaagaaaaaaactatttcattGGCCACACAGCACGAGACCACAGATGTCTCACAGAGCAGTGGAAGCAGGAATGTCGTGCTCGGAGTAAGGACTTCTGTGTCTGTGATTATTGCCCTTCGCCGGGCAGTCAAACGACACAGAGAAAGACGCGAGAGGCAAAAACGGGTCTTCAAAATGTCACTGTTAATCATTTCAACTTTCCTATTTTGTTGGACACCTATTTCTATTTTAAACACTACAATTTTATGTCTTGGCCCAAGTGACCTTTTGGTAAAACTTCGATTGTGCTTTCTAGTTATGGCCTATGGAACCACAATATTTCATCCATTGCTATACGCTTTTACAAGGCAAAAATTTCAAAAGGTCCTCAagagtaaaatgaaaaagagagttGTATCTATTGTTGAAGCGGATCCCATGCCAAACAATGCTGTAATTCACAATTCATGGATAGAGCCTAAAAGGAATAAAAATCTAACAACGGATGACAGTGACGCGAGGCAGAAATGTTTAGCACCTCAAGCTGCTACTGACTAG